One window of Magallana gigas chromosome 2, xbMagGiga1.1, whole genome shotgun sequence genomic DNA carries:
- the LOC136272521 gene encoding cannabinoid receptor 1-like yields MRMSNCTECELKADNLTEINPFSKPIAYMGLLLAIVIITLNLTVLLVFLKSKSVRANRHHNLVICLSICDLSIGFNGVILSVRLLVPAWSGLYVPCILTVVITAVGIFMSLFQTFLISFHRFLVSIDSPWNDRLLQGKRKYAIIFLSWSVVLILNYGFIRPTSKEIKMCNVKIIYGNNFRSFIAGYGSMSMIIMLSTCIIYIFTLNRVRKRYSRTFAWQIENNQNRTSTNTSHENTLYITEVGKKKVFESLKVVGIIISLLVLLTGPFVIVMFMTVFQFEPSHTLIFTVCLLASVNSAINPFIYGWKIDSLRKEFKTLFQVCLVN; encoded by the coding sequence ATGAGAATGAGCAACTGCACAGAATGTGAATTAAAGGCCGACAACTTGACAGAAATCAACCCATTTTCCAAACCTATTGCCTACATGGGATTGCTTCTAGCCATTGTGATCATTACGTTAAACTTGACTGTTCTTTTAGTTTTCCTGAAGAGCAAGTCCGTTCGAGCAAATCGCCATCATAACCTAGTAATTTGTTTGTCAATATGCGATCTTTCGATCGGATTTAATGGTGTTATTCTTAGTGTTCGTTTGCTTGTCCCTGCTTGGTCCGGGTTATATGTACCTTGCATCTTGACAGTGGTCATTACTGCCGTCGGCATCTTTATGTCCTTGTTTCAGACCTTCCTGATCAGCTTCCATAGGTTTTTGGTGTCTATCGATAGCCCTTGGAACGACCGTCTTCTGCAAGGAAAACGGAAGTACGCCATCATCTTTTTGAGCTGGAGCGTAGTTTTGATCCTGAATTATGGGTTCATCAGACCAACttccaaagaaataaaaatgtgcaatgtaaaaattatttacgGCAATAATTTTAGATCTTTTATAGCTGGCTATGGATCTATGTCAATGATAATCATGTTGTCGACATGTATCATCTACATATTTACGTTAAACAGAGTCCGAAAAAGATATAGTAGAACTTTTGCTTGGCAGATTGAGAATAACCAAAATCGCACTTCAACTAACACTAGCCATGAAAACACGCTTTACATCACCGAGGTGGGAAAGAAAAAGGTGTTTGAATCGTTAAAAGTTGTTGGCATTATAATAAGCCTTTTGGTCCTACTTACAGGACCGTTTGTCATTGTAATGTTTATGACAGTGTTTCAGTTTGAGCCCTCTCATACATTAATCTTCACGGTCTGCCTTCTAGCAAGCGTCAACTCTGCAATCAACCCTTTCATCTACGGTTGGAAAATAGACTCTCTTAGAAAAGAATTTAAGACTCTGTTTCAAGTATGTCTGGTTAATTGA